GGTGGCGCCGGGGGCGAGGGTATTGATGGCTTCGTGTAGTTCGTTGTGGCGGGTGGTGGAGAGCATGTTTGCTGTCCAAGTGGGGGAGTGGGGGTGGGAGGCTTCGCCGTTGGTGGCGACGAGGATGGTGATGTGTAGGCCGGCGCGGTGGGCTTCTTGGATGAGTAGGCCGGCGCCGAGGGTTTCGTCGTCGGGGTGGGCTGAGGCGACGAGTAGGTGGGTGTGGTTGTTGAACAGGGTGGTGGTGTTCAGGGTGGGGGTGTGGTCCCAGCGGGGGTCTTGGAGCCAGGTGTGTTCGGGGGTGCCAGGGTCGGTGTGGTGGAAGGTGGGGGTGGTGTTCATGGTGTGTTGGTGGTGTTGAGGAGGTGTTTGCCGAGGGTGGCGTGGTCGCGTTGGGCGTGGTGTTGTCTGAGGTAGACGGTGAGGTCGGCGACGCGGCGGGCGTGGGTTTTGTTCAGGGTTAGGGGTGCTGGGCCGGTGGCGTGGCCGACGTGGGTGATGGTGTGTTCGGCGGCTGCGGCGACGATGGAGCGGGTGCGTAGGGCCAGGATGGTGCCGTGTTTTCCGGTGGCGTGGCCGGTGTCGATGAGGGTTGCGGCGATTTCGAGGGCGTGGCGTGCGTTTTCGAGTTCGATGTCGGTGTGGCCGATTGCGGCTAGGGCGATTTGGTCTGGTTCGCGGTGGGGGTTGTGGTGGTAGAGCTGTTGGGCGATTGCGCGGGCGGCGCCGTACCAGATCGCGGCGACGGCGATGCCGCCCCAGGTGAATCCGGGGCGTTCGAGGTACCAGTTGGGTGGGCCGATGGGGATGGCGGGTACGTCGGTGCAGGTGATGGTGGAGGTGGTGATGTGGGTGAGGCCGCGTGCTGCCCAGTCGTGGGAGTCGATGGTGATGCCGTCGGTGAGAGCGATGGCGTAGAGGCTGGTGGTGTTGTCGGGGTTGGTTGCGGTGACGAGGGCGTGGGTGAGGTGGTCGGCGAGGGAGCACCAGGTTTTGGTGCCGGAGATGGTGGGGCCGTGAGGGCTTGGGTGGGCGTGGAGGCCGTGGCCGGGGGTGTTGGCGGCGAAGACTCCCCAGGTGGAGTTGTGGTCGACGGTGATTCTGCTTAGGTCGACGGGGTTGGCTTGGGTGAGGATGGTGAGGGCGTCGAGGTGGGGTTCGATGGTGCGTGCGACGGTGAGGTCGAGGGCTGCGATGTGGGCGAGTTGGTTGAAGTAGGCGAGGGTGTCGTTGCCCAGGGTGTTGGCGATGGGGGATAGGTGGGTGGCGATGGTGAGGCTGTCGTTGATGATGTCGGGTCCGTGTGCGGCGGCGAGGACGGCATCGACGGTCGTTGGTGCGGGGGCGGGGACCGTGGGGAAGATGCGCATGTGTTGACGCTACGTCTGGCGGGGTGGTTCGTCGTGGTGGACAGGCGGTGTTGGGTTGTTGGGTTGGGGGTGATTTTGTGGCTGTGCTGAATTTTTTTACGAATTGTTTAACAACGGTGCGGGAATTCATCGGACAGATTTCGGGTGCGGGTATGAGAGTGGGGGGACTGCGCCACAGTTGTCGCGGTGTCGCCCGTTGGCGGGTGGCTCGCGGTGTGTCTTGTTGAGGAGGACCGTTGACCAGCCAGCCCCGTTTTTCATCGGAAGTTGTTCAGGAGCGCCGTCTTGTGACGGAGGTGCCGGGGCCGCGTAGTCGGCAGTTGCATGAGCGGACGTGTGCTGCTGTGTCTTCGGGGGTGGGGGTTGGGTTGCCGGTGTATGTGGAGCGTGCCGGTGGTGGGGTGTTGGTCGATGTGGATGGTAATCATCTGATCGATTTTGGGGCTGGGATCGCGGTGACTTCTGTTGGTAATGCTGATGCGCGGGTGGTTGCTGCGGCTGCTGAGCAGTTGGAGCGGTTTACGCACACGTGTTTCATGGTGACGCCGTATGAGGCGTATACGCAGGTGTGTGAGATGTTGAATGAGGTCACCCCGGGTAGCCATCCCAAACGTAGTGCTTTGTTTAATTCCGGTGCTGAGGCGGTGGAGAACGCGGTCAAGATTGCGCGGGTGTTTACCGGTAGGGATGCGGTGGTTGTGTTTGATCACGCGTATCACGGACGCACGAATCTGACGATGGCGTTGACGGCGAAGAATATGCCGTACAAGCAGGGGTTTGGGCCGTTTGCCGGTGAGGTGTATCGGATGCCGATGGCGTATCCGTATCGGTGGCCGGGGCCTGCGGAGTCGATGGTGCAGGACGCGTTTGAGGCGTTTGAGTCTGCGGTGCATGCGCAGGTGGGTGAGTCGAATGTGGCGGCGGTGGTGATTGAGCCGATTCAGGGTGAGGGCGGTTTTATTGTGCCGCCGCCAGGGTGGCTGGCCAGGATCGCGCAGTGGTGCAAGCAGCACGGTGTGGTGTTTGTTGCTGATGAGGTGCAGACCGGTTTTTGCCGTACGGGTGATTGGTTTGCCTGCCAGGCTGAGCAGGTAGTGCCGGATCTGATCACGACGGCTAAGGGCATTGCGGGTGGTTTGCCGTTGTCGGCGGTGACGGGGCGTGCAGAGATCATGGATGCGGTGCATGCGGGTGGTTTGGGTGGCACGTACGGCGGTAATCCGGTTGCGTGTGCGGCGGCGTTGGGGGCGGTTGCCACGATGCGTGAGGAGGATTTGGCTGGGCGGGCTCGCCGTATTGGGTCGATTCTGCAGGAGCGTTTGGAGGGTATTGCTGCTGGTTGTGGCGTTATCGGTGACATTCGTGGTCGGGGGGCGATGATGGCCCTCGAGATCGTTAAACCTGGAACGAAGACTCCTGACCCGCAGGTCACGAAACGTATTAGTGCTGCTTGTCACGCTGCGGGGGTGGTCACTCTCACGGCTGGCACGTACGGGAATGTGTTGCGGTTCCTGCCCCCGCTGGTGATTGGTGAGGATCTGCTGCGTGAGGGGCTTGATGTGCTCGAGCAGGCTTTCGTGGATGTTGTCGCTGCGAGCTGACTTTTTCTCCGGGTTTACGAAAGGACCACGATGAATCGTTTGCAGAATTTCATTGACGGCGTTTTTGTCGATGTTTGCGCGACGGACAGTCTTGATGTTGTCGACCCCACCACGGGGAAGGTTGTTGCGGTGTCGCCGATTTCTGGTGCCCGTGATGTGGATGCTGCTTTTGATGCGGCGTTGCGTGCTTCGCGGACGTTTAGGAACAGCACTCCTGGTGATCGTCAGAAGATGCTTTTGGCTTTCGCGGATGCGCTTGAGGCGGCTGGGGAGGAACTTGTTGATGCCCAGGCCCGGAACACGGGGCAGCCGCGTCAGCAGATCCTCGATGAGGAGGTCATGGCTGGAGCTGACCATATTCGTTTTTTCGCTGGGGCTGCGCGTACGTGTGAGGGTCGTGCTGCGACGGAATATTTGGAAGGGCACACGTCGTATGTGCGCCGTGAACCTATTGGTGTGGTCGCGCAGGTCACTCCGTGGAATTACCCCATTTTGATGGCGTTGTGGAAGTTGGGTCCGGCGTTGGCTGCGGGGAACACGGTGGTATTGAAGCCTTCAGATACCACTCCGGAGTCCACGCTGGTGTTGGCCCGGTTGGCGGGGGAGGTGTTTCCCGCAGGGGTGGTCAATGTTGTTCTTGGTGATGCTTCTACTGGTGAGTTGATGAGTAGGCATCCTGTGCCGGGGCTGGTGTCGATTACTGGGTCGGTGCGTGCTGGTCGTGCGGTTGCTGCTGGGGCGGCTGCAGGGTTGAAGCAGGCCCATCTGGAGTTGGGTGGTAAGGCCCCTGCGGTGGTGTTCGCGGATGCTGATTTGCAGCGTACGGCCGAGCAACTGGTCATGTTCGGGACGTTTAACTCTGGGCAGGACTGCACCGCCGTGACACGGGTGTTGGTGCAGGAGAGTGTGCATGAGCAGTTTGTGGACCTTCTCGTGGCTGCTGCGCGCAACACGACCACGGGCACAGGGCAGGGGGATGATTTCGGGCCGCTGAACAATGCTCGGCACTTCGCTCAAGTGAAGGAAAAGCTGGCGCGTGTTCCTGCGCACGCGCGGGTGTTGACTGGTGGCGCGGCGTTGGAGCGTGAGGGTTTCTATGTGCCGGCCACGATCATTGATGGGGTTCGCCAAGATGATGAGCTGGTCCAGGAGGAAACCTTCGCTCCGGTGTTGACGGTGCAGACATTCAGCACTGAGCAAGAGGCAGTAGAGCTGGCTAACGGGGTGGACTATGGGCTCGCCTCGAGTGTGTGGACCAGTGATCACGGCACAGCAATGCGGGTTTCCCGAGATTTGGATTTCGGGTGTGTATGGGTGAACACGCACGTGCTGCTTGCTGCTGAAATGCCGCACGGCGGTTTCAAAAACTCTGGGTACGGCAAGGATTTGTCTGTCTATGCGTTGGAGGAGTACACGCGCATTAAGCACGTGCTGCATTCCCTTGAGGTGTGAGCCGTAGCTCACATCTGGTGGCGCCGTCACAACAGCTGGCGTGTCTGGGCACGTGGTGGTGCTGGGCACGCCAGCTGTTGTGATGGGGACAAGGTCAGAAAACCCAAACGCACAGCTGCTGTGCGCCTGCTCGCAGCAGCGCAGTCAGCAGAACTAGCGTGTCGCCCCGGCATGTGTTGCGGTCAGGGCAGGCGCGGGGCAGCCTCGTCGTATGACGCAATCACATGACCCTGTTGAGGTCTCACGCAGCGACCGCGAAGCCAAAGAGATGGAGGCTGCTAAACAACGCGCCGAAGATGCCCACCCTGGGCAGGCCGGGTACGGACAACCCGGCCAAAACACAGGCCGCACTCACGGCCACATTGAAGACGAAGCCCGTCAGGCCGACAGCCCAGAAAAACACAGCTGACAAACCGGCCTTGCCGCCGCGCCGCAGCAGATATCGGCTCGCCGCGGCACCGAATCGCGGCAGCTGTGCTTAAGCACAGCTGAGTTTCCTGCCCCCGCAACGCCACCACATTGATGTTGTGGGCGTCGGTGGGGCGGTTCACCTCTACTGTGGCTGGCTGAACCTGCCACCATGGTGGGTGATGACTGCGTTGACCGACCACATGCCGCCCACCACCGATTCCGCTCCCGAGGGAGATGCCCTATTTGAAGGGTTTACCCAGTGGGCTCTAGAGACCGGCGTGGTCCTCTACCCCCATCAAGAAGAAGCCGCTTTGGAGCTCGCGGCCGGGGCGAACGTCATCCTCGCCACCCCTACCGGGTCAGGAAAATCCATGGTGGCGCTCGCGGCTCATTTTTTTGCGCTGGCTGACTTTCAACGTACTGGTCGCCGTACTTACTACACCGCCCCGATTAAGGCGTTGGTGAGTGAGAAGTTCTTCGACCTTGTGGGCAAGTTTGGGGCGCATAACGTCGGCATGATTACCGGTGATGCTTCGGTGAATGCTGATGCTCCGATCATTGCGTGTACCGCTGAGATTCTCGCCAACTTGGCTCTGCGTGATGGGGAGCATCTGGCTGTTTCCACCGTCGTCATGGATGAGTTCCATTTTTACTCTGAGCCTGATCGTGGCTGGGCGTGGCAGGTTCCGCTCTTGACGCTCCCGCAGGCCCAGTTCTTGCTGATGAGTGCCACGTTGGGTGATGTGTCGTTCTTCCGCAGTGATTTGACGGCACGTACAGGGCGAGAAACAGCCTTGGTCGATAACGCTGAACGCCCGGTCCCGTTGTCTTTTGAGTATTCGACTGAGCCGATCACGGACAAGCTTGTGGAGCTTATCCAGACTCGCCAAGCCCCTGTGTATGTAGTGCACTTCACCCAGAAAGACGCGCTAGAACGGGCGCAAGCTTTGTTGAGTGTGCAGGTCGCTAGCCGTGAAGACCGCGACAAGATTCTCGAAATGCTGGGTGGGTTCCGGTTCGGGAAAGGCTTTGGCACCACGCTGAGCAAGCTGATCCGCCACGGCATCGGTGTCCACCATGCCGGGATGCTGCCCAAGTACCGACGCATCGTGGAAACCCTCGCTCAAGCTGGTCTGCTCAAAGTGGTGTGTGGCACAGACACCCTTGGTGTGGGGATCAACGTGCCGATCCGTACTGTTCTGCTCACTGGTCTGACTAAATTCGATGGAAGCCGCCAACGTGTACTGAAGGTGCGCGAGTTCCATCAGATCGCTGGTCGAGCTGGCCGTGCCGGGTTCGACACCACAGGAACCGTCGTAGTGCAGGCTCCCGAACACGTCATCGAAAACATCAAGGCCGAAGAGAAGGCTGCTGCCGACCCGAAAAAGAAGAAGAAAGCTCAGAAAAAGAAAGCCCCCGAGGGGTTTGTCTCCTGGGACGAGAACACGTTCACGCGACTGGTGGAAGGCCAGCCAGAACCGCTGGTGTCTCGGATGCGGGTGACGCATGCCATGGTTCTTGATGTCATTGCCCGCTCTGAACTGGATGATGCAGACCCGGTTCTGCTCATGCGGCGCCTCATCTGGGACAGCCATGAACCCACTGGGCGCAAATACCGGTTGCAGCGCCGCGGAATTGAAATCCTGCGTGCCTTGAAGACCGCGGACATTGTGGAAACTTTCCGGCTACCGGCCTCAGCGGTTCCCGGCGGAGTCAGCTGCGACACCGATGACCGAATCGGATCTGAAGACATCGAATTTGATCAACTAACCCCCGCTTTCGATCTGCGTAAGCGCCTGCGTTTGGTTGATGACCTCCAAGATGGATTCGCGTTGAATCAGCCGCTATCCACCTTCGCCCTTGCTGCTCTGGAACTGCTTGACGAAGACTCACCGACCTACGCTCTTGATCTGTTGTCCGTGGTGGAGGCAACGCTGGAGGATCCCCGCGCTGTGCTGTGGGCCCAGCAGCGCAAGGCTAAAGGCGAAGCGATCGCTGAGATGAAAGCCGACGGCATCGACTATGCCGAGCGGATGGAACTGCTGGAAAATGTCTCGTGGCCCAAGCCGTGTGAGGAGATGCTGCGCGCGGCCTACGACACCTACCGTCAGGGCCGCCCTTGGCTGACCGAAGATCTCCTCAGCCCGAAAACCGTGGTGCGGGAAATGTTCGAGAACGCACGTGGTTTCGGAGAGTTCGTGCGGGTCTATGAGCTCGCCCGATCTGAAGGCGTGGTGTTGCGCTATCTCACGGACTGCTACCGCGCCCTGCGCCAGACGGTGCCTGAGGTGTATCGCACCGATGAGGTCGACGACATCATCACCTGGCTCGGGCAACTTATCCGGGCTACGGACTCCTCGCTGCTGGATGAGTGGGAAGCACTCACCGATCCGCAACGGCAACAGACCGAAGAGGTCCGCCCACCGGAGGTGGAAGCACGCCCCATCACAGGCAACCCTCGGATCTTCCGTATGTGGCTGCGTCAGGCAATGTGGCGACGCGTGGAGTTGTTGGCTGAGGGCAACGTGTTGGGTCTAGCGGAGCTGGATTCATCCGCTGCTGATGTGTTGGATTTGCGCCGAGCTGAAGTGCCCCCGCTTACATCTGAAGAGTGGGATGACGCGCTTGCTGGCTATGAGGACGTATATGGCGAGGTGCCGGATTCGATTGGTACTGGGCCAGATGCGCGCGGGCCGAAATTTTTCCGCATCGATGAAAAACCGGCTTTCGAGGACGATGATCCGGCTGGCCCCGGGGCGGAAGATCACGTTGTGTGGCGGGTTGAGCAGATCCTCGATGACCCTGAGCAAGAACGAGATTGGCGGATTATCGGGGTGGTTGATCTGACAGCTTCGGATGAGGTGGGGGAGTTGGTTGTGTGGGTTCGGGACTTGGCGTCGCTCTTGTGAGGTAGGCCCGTTTCGGACATGCACGGAAAACGTGATGTTCGTCACTTTTGACTGTGTGTATATCGCTTACTAGTCAGCGCGGCCAGAGCGTGACGTACTAGGTGAACGGTCGTTTCCTGTACGTATGTATAGATTCCGCTGGGTCTGTGAAATGCCCACTACGTGGAATCGAAATCAATCCATACGCTCGCGAGGCTGACTTGGCCGGTCAGGGCGCCTAATGTGGGTCAGGTGAGACAGTTGGACATCAAGTTCGTTGCTGTCGGCCCCCCTGAAGCGGAGCAGCTTCGCCGGGTGTGGCTCGACATGCTCGCCGAAGCACCAGGCGTTTATGCCGAGACCCTGGATGAAGCGCTCGCCCATGGCGACGCAGACTGGGTGGCGCGCGCCCGTGAATTCATGCGCTGGGGCACCGCGGCTTTTGCTGCCGTGGATTCCCATGGCCGCTTTGTTGGTTTTGTGTCCGGATATGTGGACCGTGAAGGTGAAGAACGACTGGGGCAAGTTGCCTTCCTCCACGTTGTTCGTGAGCCGGGCGCACCCGCAGTAGACGTGGCGGCTGCGTTGATCGCGCGCCTGTCTGAATGGATGCGTGACCACTGGGTCTCAAACGTGTTCATGTCAGTCCGGGAAGAAAGCCGATGCGCTGACCTCCTGCGCGGTGCCGGGTTCGTTGAAACTGGGGCACGTCGTGTGGACAGCCTGGATGAAGAATTCGACGAGATCGAGTTCGTCTGCCCGTTGTGGGATCCACTGAGCGTGGAAGCAATGCGATCCACAGTGTTCGCCCTCGGTGTCGCCTAGCAAGTGACTACCCGCCCTTGTGGGTGAGGCGTGACCAAGGATGTCTTCGACACTCTGTGGAGTCGGTACGGTTGTGGCGGTTGCTAGTTCGTCCCCCGTACGGCCCCCTGTGAGGAGATCCTTTCGATGAACGTCACCGGTACTTACCGTCTCCAGCTGAACGCCGATTTCGGGTTCGCGGACGCGGAGGCTGTGGTGCCGTACCTGGCCGCCCTAGGTGTGTCGCACCTGTACCTGTCGCCTGTGCTACAGGCTGCACAAGGGTCGATGCACGGTTACGACGTGGTGGACCACAGCCGTGTCAATGCCGAGCTGGGTGGTCGAGAAGCGCTCGAATCCTTAGCTGCTGCTGCACACGAACGCGGGCTAGGCGTCATCGTGGATGTAGTGCCTAACCACATGGCATTCGTGGCTCCCGAGAGCGCTAACAAGCCGCTGTGGGAAGTGCTGCGCGATGGGCGTGACGCCCCGACAGCAGAATGGTTCGACATTGACTGGCGTGTCGGCGGTGGCCGTCTAGGACTACCGATTCTTGGCGATGACCTTCCCGCTGTACTGGAAGCGCAAGAAATCACGCTCGACCGGGTGGAACTTCCTTGCACAGACGGCCGCGCCGAATGGGTAATCCGTTACTTCGACCACGTACTTCCTGTCGCGTTGGGGACCGAAGGTGAGGCCTGGCCAGGGTGCGCAGACTCAGAAATCGTGGGTGCAGTGCTGGACCGTCAGCACTATCGCCTCGCGAGTTGGCGCGACAAAGACAGCGTCCTGAACTACCGCCGCTTCTTCGAAGTAGACGGTCTCATCGCAGTGCGAGTTGAGATCAAAGAAGTCTTCGACGCCACCCACGCCCTCCTGCTCGAGCTACACAAAGCAGGCGTAATCGATGGATTCCGCATCGACCATCCGGACGGTTTGGCAGACCCAGAGCAGTACCTCAACAACCTGGCTGCAGCCACGAAACGCGGTACCCCCATCTTCGTAGAGAAAATCATCGAAGGCAGCGAAGTTCTCCCCAAAAAATGGAAATGTGCTGGCACCACCGGGTACGACGGACTGCGCGTAGTGCAAGCCGCGCTAGTGGACACAGCCGCTGAGCCAGTCATCACCCAACAGTGGCGCGCCAGTGGCGGTGACGAAGATCTCGCTGGCGCTTCCGAAGCAGCCAAACGTCAAGTGGTGGCCCAATCACTTGGCCCAGAACTAGAACGGTTGACACGTCGTGCACGCGAAGTCCTCCCCGAGCGCGACCCCGAGCGGCTACGCGAGGCAATTGCTGAACTACTTGTCTCCGGTGAGGTGTACCGCGCCTACCTACGCGCGGACGAAAAACTCTCACCCGATGCGCGGCGCCGGTTGACCGAAGCATTCTCCACAGCACGAGCAAACCGGCCCGATCTTGACGATGAGCTGGTGGCTCTTGTCCCACTGGCTGTGCCCGACGATGAATCTACTGCCCCGGCTATCGACTTCAGCGTCCGGTTGCAGCAAACGTGGGGGCCGGTGATGGCTAAAGGCATCGAAGACACCCTGTTCTACCGCAACCATCGCCTGGTAGCTCTGAACGAAGTAGGTGGAGACCCTGACGACCTCGAACACGGCTCTGCCCAAAAACTGCACACCTGGGCCCAACACCAGGTCCAGAACTGGCCCGGCGGCATGACAACCCTTTCTACCCACGACACCAAACGCAGCGAAGACGTACGCGCACGGATCCTGGCTATTGCAGGCGACACCCAAGGGTGGGAAGAACTCTCCCGCTTGTCACGTGAATGTGCCCAGGAAATGGGCGTGGACATGCCAACAGCACACCTGGTGTGGCAAACACTGGTCGGAGTTGGTGACATCGATCATGAACGCATCCAGGGGTACCTACAAAAAGCGGTACGTGAGGCGAAAGTACACACCTCATGGGTTGACGGTGACGAAGAATACGAGCGCCGGAT
This region of Dermatophilus congolensis genomic DNA includes:
- a CDS encoding acyl-CoA dehydrogenase family protein is translated as MRIFPTVPAPAPTTVDAVLAAAHGPDIINDSLTIATHLSPIANTLGNDTLAYFNQLAHIAALDLTVARTIEPHLDALTILTQANPVDLSRITVDHNSTWGVFAANTPGHGLHAHPSPHGPTISGTKTWCSLADHLTHALVTATNPDNTTSLYAIALTDGITIDSHDWAARGLTHITTSTITCTDVPAIPIGPPNWYLERPGFTWGGIAVAAIWYGAARAIAQQLYHHNPHREPDQIALAAIGHTDIELENARHALEIAATLIDTGHATGKHGTILALRTRSIVAAAAEHTITHVGHATGPAPLTLNKTHARRVADLTVYLRQHHAQRDHATLGKHLLNTTNTP
- a CDS encoding DEAD/DEAH box helicase translates to MTALTDHMPPTTDSAPEGDALFEGFTQWALETGVVLYPHQEEAALELAAGANVILATPTGSGKSMVALAAHFFALADFQRTGRRTYYTAPIKALVSEKFFDLVGKFGAHNVGMITGDASVNADAPIIACTAEILANLALRDGEHLAVSTVVMDEFHFYSEPDRGWAWQVPLLTLPQAQFLLMSATLGDVSFFRSDLTARTGRETALVDNAERPVPLSFEYSTEPITDKLVELIQTRQAPVYVVHFTQKDALERAQALLSVQVASREDRDKILEMLGGFRFGKGFGTTLSKLIRHGIGVHHAGMLPKYRRIVETLAQAGLLKVVCGTDTLGVGINVPIRTVLLTGLTKFDGSRQRVLKVREFHQIAGRAGRAGFDTTGTVVVQAPEHVIENIKAEEKAAADPKKKKKAQKKKAPEGFVSWDENTFTRLVEGQPEPLVSRMRVTHAMVLDVIARSELDDADPVLLMRRLIWDSHEPTGRKYRLQRRGIEILRALKTADIVETFRLPASAVPGGVSCDTDDRIGSEDIEFDQLTPAFDLRKRLRLVDDLQDGFALNQPLSTFALAALELLDEDSPTYALDLLSVVEATLEDPRAVLWAQQRKAKGEAIAEMKADGIDYAERMELLENVSWPKPCEEMLRAAYDTYRQGRPWLTEDLLSPKTVVREMFENARGFGEFVRVYELARSEGVVLRYLTDCYRALRQTVPEVYRTDEVDDIITWLGQLIRATDSSLLDEWEALTDPQRQQTEEVRPPEVEARPITGNPRIFRMWLRQAMWRRVELLAEGNVLGLAELDSSAADVLDLRRAEVPPLTSEEWDDALAGYEDVYGEVPDSIGTGPDARGPKFFRIDEKPAFEDDDPAGPGAEDHVVWRVEQILDDPEQERDWRIIGVVDLTASDEVGELVVWVRDLASLL
- the treY gene encoding malto-oligosyltrehalose synthase, with protein sequence MNVTGTYRLQLNADFGFADAEAVVPYLAALGVSHLYLSPVLQAAQGSMHGYDVVDHSRVNAELGGREALESLAAAAHERGLGVIVDVVPNHMAFVAPESANKPLWEVLRDGRDAPTAEWFDIDWRVGGGRLGLPILGDDLPAVLEAQEITLDRVELPCTDGRAEWVIRYFDHVLPVALGTEGEAWPGCADSEIVGAVLDRQHYRLASWRDKDSVLNYRRFFEVDGLIAVRVEIKEVFDATHALLLELHKAGVIDGFRIDHPDGLADPEQYLNNLAAATKRGTPIFVEKIIEGSEVLPKKWKCAGTTGYDGLRVVQAALVDTAAEPVITQQWRASGGDEDLAGASEAAKRQVVAQSLGPELERLTRRAREVLPERDPERLREAIAELLVSGEVYRAYLRADEKLSPDARRRLTEAFSTARANRPDLDDELVALVPLAVPDDESTAPAIDFSVRLQQTWGPVMAKGIEDTLFYRNHRLVALNEVGGDPDDLEHGSAQKLHTWAQHQVQNWPGGMTTLSTHDTKRSEDVRARILAIAGDTQGWEELSRLSRECAQEMGVDMPTAHLVWQTLVGVGDIDHERIQGYLQKAVREAKVHTSWVDGDEEYERRIVEFADKVRSGGALHDAIERIVARNTQAIRAHVLGAKTLQLTMPGVPDVYQGCEVVNLSLVDPDNRRPVDYARRLGLLEALNRLGLGENPSLDEEKLHITSRILKLRKDAPALFNGSSSYTPLTTTSEFVVGFERSTTAGRIAAALGWAKSRNLVTVVSRAPQRLEAAGGFGESTVTLPEGTWHDVLTDDITYEGGHVRLADLLHRLPVAVLAQ
- the gabT gene encoding 4-aminobutyrate--2-oxoglutarate transaminase; this encodes MTSQPRFSSEVVQERRLVTEVPGPRSRQLHERTCAAVSSGVGVGLPVYVERAGGGVLVDVDGNHLIDFGAGIAVTSVGNADARVVAAAAEQLERFTHTCFMVTPYEAYTQVCEMLNEVTPGSHPKRSALFNSGAEAVENAVKIARVFTGRDAVVVFDHAYHGRTNLTMALTAKNMPYKQGFGPFAGEVYRMPMAYPYRWPGPAESMVQDAFEAFESAVHAQVGESNVAAVVIEPIQGEGGFIVPPPGWLARIAQWCKQHGVVFVADEVQTGFCRTGDWFACQAEQVVPDLITTAKGIAGGLPLSAVTGRAEIMDAVHAGGLGGTYGGNPVACAAALGAVATMREEDLAGRARRIGSILQERLEGIAAGCGVIGDIRGRGAMMALEIVKPGTKTPDPQVTKRISAACHAAGVVTLTAGTYGNVLRFLPPLVIGEDLLREGLDVLEQAFVDVVAAS
- a CDS encoding aminobutyraldehyde dehydrogenase, translated to MNRLQNFIDGVFVDVCATDSLDVVDPTTGKVVAVSPISGARDVDAAFDAALRASRTFRNSTPGDRQKMLLAFADALEAAGEELVDAQARNTGQPRQQILDEEVMAGADHIRFFAGAARTCEGRAATEYLEGHTSYVRREPIGVVAQVTPWNYPILMALWKLGPALAAGNTVVLKPSDTTPESTLVLARLAGEVFPAGVVNVVLGDASTGELMSRHPVPGLVSITGSVRAGRAVAAGAAAGLKQAHLELGGKAPAVVFADADLQRTAEQLVMFGTFNSGQDCTAVTRVLVQESVHEQFVDLLVAAARNTTTGTGQGDDFGPLNNARHFAQVKEKLARVPAHARVLTGGAALEREGFYVPATIIDGVRQDDELVQEETFAPVLTVQTFSTEQEAVELANGVDYGLASSVWTSDHGTAMRVSRDLDFGCVWVNTHVLLAAEMPHGGFKNSGYGKDLSVYALEEYTRIKHVLHSLEV